In the Terriglobus sp. RCC_193 genome, GACCAGCGCACCACCATGTCCAGCCCCATCACGCCATCTACGGCGGTCTCCGTGCGATAACCCCAGGAAGCAATCAATTCTGCCAGGCCCGCGCGCGCGTTCGGCTCATCTTCTACGACCAGTACCTTGGTCTGTGCCACTCAATAAAACCTTTCCAGCTGGTGTTAAGGGTAGGATGCGATTCCTGATAAGAAGTTTGCGTATGCTAATTCTGTGCTGCCCTTTGAAATCAGTGTCGCAGAGGTTGCGCAAATGCGCGCATCCCAAACATCCTTTGTCCTATTAGACGTGCGTGAGCCGTGGGAGATTGAAACCGCGAATATCGCCGGAAGTAAAGACATTCCTATGAATGAGATACCCGCGCGGGCCAATAATGAACTGGACCCCGATGCGCATATTGTCGTGGTCTGCCACCACGGCGCACGGTCGTTGTCGGTCACGGCATGGCTCCGCCGCGAGGGCTACGACAACGTTCAGTCCATGGCCGGTGGCATCGAGCAGTGGTCCCGCGAGATCGACGGAAATGTCCCGCGTTACTGAACAGGCTTATTCGAAGGTAGGGACGTGCGCAGTCATGACTTGCACCTGAGGGGTATTACTGATAAAGTTAATCAACTGTCGCGGCTCTATATGTGTCGCTGCGACGGTTTTATTTAGAGGCCCCTGCGGGGGCCTCAGTACGTTTATGGAGCAAATATGTTCACTTCTCGGTATGCGGTCTTCGTTGATGCTGGCTACATTTTCGGTCAAGGCGCTCTGAGCTTTTCGGCAGGCAAACTGACTCGTAGCCAACTTCGCTTGAACGAAGCAGAAATCATTAATCAACTCAAAAGCATCACGACAAAGCCTGTAGCGGAACTTCTGCGTATCTATTGGTACGACGGCACACGCGGAAACATGACAATCGAACAAACGACTCTCGCCGAAATGCCAGACGTAAAGATGCGTCTGGGGTATATCAACGGAGCCGGACAGCAGAAGGGAGTTGACTCCCTAATCGTTACTGACCTCATTGAGCTTGCCCGGAATCAGGCAATTGGGGATGCTTACTTGGTAAGCGGTGACGGAGACCTGCGTGTTGCCGTTCAGATAGCTCAGAGCTTCGGCGTTAGAGTGCATTTGATTACCCTTGAACCGAGCAATTCATCTCTGAATCCTCAGTTGCGTCAGGAAGCGGATACAAGGCACGAAATTCCCAAGACTGAGGTCATCAAATTTCTGCGAATGGAGCAACTCCAGGGAACTGTGCTCTCTATAGCAGCCACTGCAGAAGTATCGACTCAACTTGTTTCGACTCCCGGTTTTGTTTCAGCGACCATGCAAGCAACGCCCGCAAAGGCTGATTTGTCTCTCAAAGACGCCGCTACGCAGGCTATCAAATCTGTTTTTTCAGCAGTGACTCCAGAGG is a window encoding:
- a CDS encoding NYN domain-containing protein, which produces MFTSRYAVFVDAGYIFGQGALSFSAGKLTRSQLRLNEAEIINQLKSITTKPVAELLRIYWYDGTRGNMTIEQTTLAEMPDVKMRLGYINGAGQQKGVDSLIVTDLIELARNQAIGDAYLVSGDGDLRVAVQIAQSFGVRVHLITLEPSNSSLNPQLRQEADTRHEIPKTEVIKFLRMEQLQGTVLSIAATAEVSTQLVSTPGFVSATMQATPAKADLSLKDAATQAIKSVFSAVTPEEIAKLKALQTGKVIPPEYDRKILGTARALLGRDLTNPERATMRKLVLAWLRQT
- a CDS encoding rhodanese-like domain-containing protein; this encodes MLPFEISVAEVAQMRASQTSFVLLDVREPWEIETANIAGSKDIPMNEIPARANNELDPDAHIVVVCHHGARSLSVTAWLRREGYDNVQSMAGGIEQWSREIDGNVPRY